A genomic segment from Burkholderia plantarii encodes:
- a CDS encoding multidrug effflux MFS transporter: MNPDTPSRSTQAGAANSPRFLLFLICLFASAGQLAIDIYVPALPAMARYFSTSPQAIQSSVSGYMAAYALGQLIFGPVADAHGRKRVLGFGLVIYTIGCLLSLAAPNLETFLFARCLQGFGIATTNLLAKAIITDSFSGQALVHAFTYMAIAWGVAPIIAPVIGAHLQTWFGWQACLVFLLIYSLTMWAILWRFRETLKQPVRLAPRTLATNAGKVLASPVFQSCFLAQGVCYSILLVFNIVGPFMVQSTLHKPPTYFGYLALAIGAMYFFGGLSNRIQSAALPNSETRLRVGAYVMAAASLAMLVFALTIGLRVWTLALPVMVMGFCAGAMYPTLMAKGNSLFPHIAGLTSAILGCALLLVSAAMMGLAGFVSVHNLTPLAVFFVILAVVVVAMVTKLLRHLALDRPVPPRVVCKAGEAA, from the coding sequence ATGAACCCCGATACTCCAAGCCGCTCCACGCAGGCGGGCGCCGCCAATTCGCCGCGCTTCCTGTTGTTCCTGATCTGCCTGTTCGCGTCCGCCGGACAGCTCGCGATCGACATCTACGTGCCCGCGCTGCCCGCGATGGCCCGTTACTTCTCGACCTCGCCGCAGGCGATCCAGTCGAGCGTCTCGGGCTACATGGCGGCCTACGCGCTGGGCCAGCTGATCTTCGGGCCGGTGGCCGACGCCCACGGCCGCAAGCGCGTGCTCGGCTTCGGTCTCGTGATCTACACGATCGGCTGCCTGCTGTCGCTGGCCGCGCCGAACCTCGAGACCTTCCTGTTCGCGCGCTGCCTGCAGGGCTTCGGCATCGCCACCACGAACCTGCTGGCCAAGGCGATCATCACCGATTCGTTCTCGGGCCAGGCGCTGGTCCACGCGTTCACCTACATGGCGATCGCCTGGGGCGTCGCGCCGATCATCGCGCCGGTGATCGGCGCGCACCTGCAGACCTGGTTCGGCTGGCAGGCCTGCCTCGTGTTCCTGCTGATCTATTCGCTGACGATGTGGGCGATCCTGTGGCGCTTCCGCGAGACGCTGAAGCAGCCGGTGCGGCTCGCGCCGCGCACGCTCGCGACCAACGCGGGCAAGGTGCTGGCGAGCCCGGTGTTCCAGAGCTGCTTCCTCGCGCAGGGCGTCTGCTACAGCATCCTGCTGGTGTTCAACATCGTCGGGCCGTTCATGGTGCAGAGCACGCTGCACAAGCCGCCCACCTACTTCGGCTACCTCGCGCTCGCGATCGGCGCGATGTATTTCTTCGGCGGCCTGTCGAACCGGATCCAGAGCGCGGCGCTGCCGAATTCGGAAACGCGGCTGCGAGTGGGCGCCTACGTGATGGCCGCGGCGTCGCTCGCGATGCTGGTGTTCGCGCTGACGATCGGCCTGCGCGTCTGGACGCTCGCGCTGCCGGTAATGGTGATGGGTTTCTGCGCCGGCGCGATGTACCCGACGCTGATGGCCAAGGGCAACTCGCTGTTCCCGCATATCGCCGGGCTGACGAGCGCGATCCTCGGCTGCGCGCTGCTGCTCGTCTCGGCCGCGATGATGGGGCTGGCCGGCTTCGTGTCGGTCCACAACCTGACGCCGCTCGCGGTGTTCTTCGTGATCCTCGCGGTGGTGGTGGTGGCCATGGTCACGAAACTGCTCCGGCATCTGGCGCTGGACCGGCCGGTGCCGCCGCGCGTCGTCTGCAAGGCCGGCGAGGCGGCCTGA
- a CDS encoding DUF3309 family protein, with translation MSLGLILLIVILLVLIGVIPTWPHSRGWGYGPSGTLGVILVVLIILVVLGRI, from the coding sequence ATGTCGTTGGGACTGATTTTACTGATTGTTATCCTGCTGGTGCTGATCGGCGTGATCCCGACGTGGCCTCACAGCCGCGGTTGGGGTTACGGGCCGAGCGGCACGCTGGGCGTGATCCTGGTCGTGCTGATCATATTGGTCGTGTTGGGACGGATATAG
- a CDS encoding sugar phosphate nucleotidyltransferase: MDSTGTPRDAKCAASASLPSCCPPCARNTAPALTATALVGTANGSDTILVVMPADHAMPDLVAFQAAVLRAVRYAADGAIAAIGVVPRRVEPGYGYVRPGPPIGAGGGFVMDRFVEKPRCELAEQYVHSGEYLWNSGVFVMRASEMSIPEASRRIPGGCEHGHANVARCGTNRSARPAGRCPPA; the protein is encoded by the coding sequence ATCGATTCGACCGGCACGCCCCGCGACGCGAAATGCGCGGCCAGTGCCTCGCTACCGTCGTGCTGTCCGCCGTGCGCGCGCAACACCGCGCCGGCGCTGACGGCCACGGCGCTGGTCGGCACCGCGAACGGCAGCGACACGATTCTGGTGGTGATGCCGGCCGATCACGCGATGCCGGACCTGGTCGCGTTCCAGGCCGCGGTGCTGCGCGCCGTGCGCTACGCGGCGGACGGCGCGATCGCGGCCATCGGCGTGGTGCCGCGCCGCGTCGAACCCGGTTACGGTTACGTTCGCCCCGGCCCGCCGATCGGCGCGGGCGGCGGTTTCGTGATGGACCGTTTCGTCGAGAAGCCCCGTTGCGAGCTGGCGGAGCAGTACGTCCACTCCGGCGAGTACCTCTGGAACAGCGGCGTATTCGTGATGCGCGCCTCGGAGATGTCCATCCCCGAAGCCTCACGTCGAATCCCGGGCGGGTGTGAACACGGCCACGCTAACGTCGCTCGCTGCGGCACGAATCGATCAGCGCGCCCAGCCGGGCGATGTCCGCCGGCTTGA
- a CDS encoding DUF1488 domain-containing protein: MLQFPNPSRSYDAARHCVCFWGYDNSREISFMIDDAVLGGLQPGMESDERSVLVVFDKFREKVLEIAQSQYAPGPQNRYLIS, encoded by the coding sequence ATGCTTCAATTCCCTAATCCAAGCCGTAGCTACGATGCAGCCCGACATTGCGTGTGTTTCTGGGGTTACGACAACTCGCGCGAAATCAGCTTCATGATCGACGATGCGGTACTCGGCGGCCTGCAGCCTGGCATGGAGTCCGACGAGCGCTCGGTGCTCGTCGTGTTTGACAAATTCCGCGAAAAGGTGCTCGAGATCGCGCAGAGCCAATATGCACCGGGGCCGCAGAACCGGTATCTGATCTCATGA
- a CDS encoding chemotaxis protein CheB, which translates to MIDIPATEGRPRRFLIVGVGASAGGLEAISEFVSALPFPSGMAFLVVQHLEPSRPSLLVEILGKHTAMPVVEATEELAVEPDRLYVIPPNTRMTIERGRVKLRPRGEPHGPPMPVDDLLESLARDHGANAIGVILSGSGSDGALGLQMLQNEGGITFAQDLVSARVAGMPQAAIHLGCVDFVLPPARIAEEIIRIGLQRLATDGTLERTHEPGNSLLPIFRLLQKACDIDFTHYKRGTIERRLARRMALRQVESIADYTAELDNDPAEVLALGRDLLIRVTSFFRDPESFEALVQTVFPRILADREPQAPIRIWVAGCSTGEEVYSIAISLVEYLGERAGDVPIQIFGTDISIDALEIARAGRYIENIARHVSVERLQRFFVREEAFYRVDKPIRDLCTFARHNVFTDPPFSRIDLLSCRNLLIYLDPVLQRSVMPLFHYALAANRILMLGPSETVGGFSDLFAVVESRRTRLYGKRSRPMLPVAKFSGPVSAALPARQSRELAVSRRDPSGGEQLRRLADRRALARYVPPSVLCDDELNVIEFRGDTTPYLGNPSGPPTTSLQRLARPAVFLAIVDAVKQVRQDGIAVRKTGIHLEAPHGIRNASLEVHPIQADKVDGRWFLVFFENPTQPPAFLPMVRRDSLRGWMASALRGRSKPDIREKDAEIARLGAELDAAREQLRATLEEHESAREELKSSEEELLSSNEEFQSANEELETAKEELQSINEELSTTNDELRYRVRELRELHDEITRARDYADAIIETISEPLLVLEPDLRIARANRAFYQTFGTSAEQTLGIRLFDLGHGQWNIPALRSLLEDLLPEKTSVRNYSITHEFPRIGQRTMRLNAARVAWPARVLILLTIDDITQQHQALEQLQLADHQKDEFLAMLAHELRNPLSAIRNGLQIWQSGSADAETTRNAQATVQRQLDHEIGLVDDLLDVSRITRGIIRLRTRPIDLLQAVRGAIDGMRAEVTARRHELTTSLPDQPVTIDADPMRIEQIVTNLLGNAVKYTPEGGHIHLSVERDGNDAMLSIDDDGIGMTASFIPTLFHVFVQAERSLDRRSAGLGLGLALVRRLVELHRGSVQASSGGLGKGSRFVVRLPARSPDANPASGQPDDHDAVVPSSARYRILVVDDNADAAESTSIMLGIDGHQTRVCHDGPSALRQMSTFRPEVVLLDIGLPGMDGYEVAARIRAMPDQADAILIALSGYGRPEDLSRSREAGFDRHLVKPADIARLGALIDSCRSERR; encoded by the coding sequence GTGATCGACATTCCCGCCACCGAGGGAAGACCTCGCCGCTTTCTCATCGTGGGGGTCGGTGCGTCGGCAGGTGGCCTCGAGGCGATTTCCGAATTCGTCTCGGCGCTGCCGTTCCCCAGCGGCATGGCATTCCTGGTCGTGCAGCATCTGGAACCTTCGCGGCCGAGCCTGCTTGTCGAGATTCTCGGCAAGCACACCGCCATGCCGGTGGTGGAAGCGACCGAGGAACTGGCGGTGGAACCCGACCGGCTCTACGTGATTCCGCCGAACACGCGCATGACGATCGAGCGGGGCCGCGTGAAGCTGCGCCCGCGCGGCGAGCCGCACGGCCCCCCCATGCCCGTGGACGATCTGCTCGAATCGCTCGCACGCGACCACGGCGCCAATGCCATCGGCGTGATCCTCTCGGGCAGCGGCTCGGACGGCGCGCTCGGCCTGCAGATGCTGCAGAATGAAGGCGGCATCACCTTCGCCCAGGATCTCGTTTCGGCCCGCGTCGCCGGCATGCCCCAGGCCGCGATCCATCTCGGGTGCGTCGATTTCGTGCTCCCCCCCGCCCGGATCGCCGAGGAAATCATCCGTATCGGCCTCCAGCGCCTGGCCACCGACGGCACGCTGGAGCGCACGCACGAGCCCGGGAACAGCCTGCTCCCGATCTTCCGGCTGCTGCAGAAAGCCTGCGACATCGATTTCACCCACTACAAGCGCGGCACCATCGAGCGGCGGCTCGCGCGGCGCATGGCCTTGCGGCAGGTGGAGTCGATCGCCGACTATACGGCCGAACTCGACAACGATCCCGCGGAAGTCCTGGCGCTCGGCCGGGATCTGCTGATTCGCGTCACCTCGTTCTTCCGCGACCCGGAATCGTTCGAGGCCCTCGTGCAAACCGTGTTTCCGCGAATCCTCGCCGATCGCGAGCCGCAAGCGCCGATCCGGATCTGGGTGGCCGGCTGCTCGACCGGCGAGGAGGTCTACTCGATCGCGATCTCCCTCGTCGAGTACCTCGGCGAACGGGCGGGCGACGTACCGATCCAGATCTTCGGCACCGACATCAGCATCGACGCGCTGGAGATCGCCCGCGCCGGACGCTACATCGAGAACATCGCGCGTCATGTGTCGGTCGAGCGGCTGCAGCGCTTCTTTGTCCGCGAAGAGGCGTTCTACCGCGTCGACAAGCCGATCCGCGATCTCTGCACGTTCGCCCGTCACAACGTCTTCACCGATCCGCCCTTCTCCCGTATCGACCTGCTGAGCTGCCGCAATCTGCTGATCTACCTGGACCCGGTCCTGCAACGCAGCGTCATGCCGCTGTTTCACTACGCCCTGGCCGCGAACCGCATCCTGATGCTCGGGCCGTCCGAAACGGTGGGCGGCTTTTCCGATCTGTTCGCCGTGGTCGAGAGCCGGCGCACCCGGCTCTACGGCAAGCGCTCGCGGCCGATGCTGCCGGTCGCGAAATTCTCCGGGCCGGTGTCGGCGGCGCTGCCGGCCAGGCAGTCGCGCGAGCTTGCCGTCTCGCGCCGCGATCCGTCCGGCGGCGAGCAACTGAGACGCCTGGCCGACCGGCGCGCGCTGGCCCGCTACGTGCCGCCCAGCGTGCTCTGCGACGACGAACTGAACGTCATCGAATTCCGCGGCGACACGACTCCCTACCTGGGCAACCCGAGCGGGCCGCCCACCACGAGCCTGCAGCGCCTTGCCAGGCCCGCGGTGTTCCTGGCGATCGTCGACGCCGTCAAGCAGGTGCGCCAGGATGGAATCGCGGTGCGCAAGACCGGGATCCATCTGGAGGCCCCTCACGGGATCCGGAACGCCAGCCTCGAGGTGCATCCCATACAGGCCGACAAGGTCGACGGCCGCTGGTTCCTGGTCTTTTTCGAAAACCCGACACAGCCGCCGGCATTCCTTCCGATGGTTCGACGCGATTCGCTGCGCGGCTGGATGGCGAGCGCCTTGCGCGGCCGGTCGAAGCCGGACATCCGGGAAAAGGACGCCGAAATCGCGCGCCTCGGCGCCGAGCTCGACGCCGCGCGCGAGCAGTTGCGAGCGACGCTTGAGGAGCACGAGAGCGCGCGCGAGGAACTGAAGTCGAGCGAGGAGGAACTGCTCTCGAGCAACGAGGAATTCCAGAGCGCCAACGAGGAACTCGAGACCGCGAAGGAGGAACTCCAGTCGATCAACGAGGAACTGTCGACGACCAACGACGAACTGCGTTATCGGGTTCGCGAATTGCGGGAGCTCCACGACGAAATCACCCGCGCCCGCGACTATGCCGACGCGATCATCGAGACGATCTCGGAGCCCTTGCTGGTGCTCGAACCGGACCTGCGCATCGCTCGCGCCAACCGGGCGTTCTACCAGACCTTCGGGACCTCGGCCGAGCAGACCCTGGGGATCCGGCTGTTCGATCTCGGCCACGGGCAATGGAATATTCCGGCACTGCGCTCGCTGCTGGAAGATCTGCTGCCGGAAAAGACTTCGGTTCGAAATTACAGCATCACCCACGAATTTCCGCGCATCGGCCAGCGCACCATGCGGCTCAATGCGGCACGCGTGGCGTGGCCCGCGCGAGTGCTGATCCTGTTGACCATCGACGACATCACGCAGCAGCATCAGGCGCTCGAGCAATTGCAGTTGGCCGATCACCAGAAGGATGAATTTCTCGCGATGCTCGCGCACGAACTGCGCAATCCGCTGTCCGCGATCCGCAACGGCCTGCAGATCTGGCAAAGCGGCAGCGCGGATGCCGAGACCACCCGCAACGCGCAGGCGACCGTTCAGCGCCAGCTCGATCACGAGATCGGCCTGGTCGACGACCTGCTCGACGTGTCGCGCATCACGCGCGGCATCATCCGGCTTCGCACCCGCCCGATCGATCTGCTCCAGGCGGTGCGCGGCGCCATCGACGGGATGCGCGCCGAGGTGACGGCACGGCGTCACGAACTCACGACCAGCCTGCCGGACCAGCCCGTGACGATCGACGCCGACCCGATGCGCATCGAACAGATCGTGACCAACCTGCTCGGCAACGCCGTGAAATACACGCCCGAAGGCGGACACATCCATCTCTCGGTCGAGCGGGACGGCAACGACGCAATGCTGAGTATCGACGACGACGGCATTGGCATGACGGCCAGCTTCATTCCGACCCTCTTCCACGTGTTCGTCCAGGCCGAGCGCTCCCTCGACCGGCGTTCGGCGGGCCTCGGCCTCGGCCTCGCGCTGGTGCGGCGCCTGGTCGAGCTGCATCGCGGCAGCGTACAGGCATCCAGCGGCGGCCTCGGCAAGGGCAGCCGGTTCGTCGTGAGGCTGCCGGCTCGCTCCCCGGACGCGAATCCCGCGAGCGGGCAGCCGGACGACCACGACGCGGTGGTGCCCTCCTCGGCCCGTTACCGGATCCTGGTCGTCGACGACAATGCCGACGCGGCCGAAAGCACGTCGATCATGCTCGGGATCGACGGCCATCAAACGCGCGTCTGCCACGACGGGCCATCCGCCCTGCGGCAGATGTCGACGTTCCGTCCGGAGGTCGTATTGCTCGATATCGGCCTGCCGGGGATGGACGGCTATGAAGTGGCGGCCCGCATCCGGGCGATGCCCGACCAGGCCGACGCGATCCTGATCGCGCTGAGCGGATACGGGCGCCCCGAGGACCTGAGCCGCTCACGCGAGGCCGGCTTCGACCGGCATCTGGTCAAGCCGGCGGACATCGCCCGGCTGGGCGCGCTGATCGATTCGTGCCGCAGCGAGCGACGTTAG
- a CDS encoding cation:proton antiporter — protein sequence MAETIGYLIFGALLIFMGLIGSSLKGLPMSAAMVYLLIGFLIGPSGIGALSLTLPDDVTHLRIAAEIGLLISLFAIGLRLRVPLVDRRWMIPIRLGVVAMILTVTSIAALGMVLLHLSPGVAVLLGAIIAPTDPVLAHDVGVRDAGDVEVVRFSLSGEGGINDGTAYPCAVLGLLLCNAGSTSGLHWSFVAGIAWGIVAGVTAGGLAGSATARLVAFLRSRRGQALGLEGFFALGVIGLSYGTAVSIQGYGFLAVFAAGVAMRRVEHRSSGHKTSKATLGIVDSEDVEATSTDPDKAHAFVAESVMGFTIELEHIAEAVLILLIGALVSRYWADMLTWTCTAVVAALLLVIRPGACRLALLGSCSSHRQRRLIGWFGIRGVGSLYYMMLALEQGPRAQLMPLVPWVLATIALSIVLHGMSATPLMRRYA from the coding sequence GTGGCCGAAACGATCGGATATCTCATCTTTGGCGCCTTGCTGATTTTCATGGGCCTCATCGGCTCGTCGCTGAAGGGCCTGCCGATGAGCGCGGCCATGGTTTATCTCCTGATCGGCTTTCTGATCGGACCATCCGGCATCGGCGCCCTGTCGCTGACACTGCCGGACGACGTCACGCATTTGCGCATCGCCGCCGAAATTGGCCTGCTGATCTCGCTGTTCGCCATCGGCCTGAGACTACGCGTCCCGCTCGTCGATCGGCGCTGGATGATTCCGATACGGTTGGGCGTCGTTGCGATGATCCTCACCGTCACGTCGATCGCCGCGCTCGGTATGGTCCTGCTCCATTTGAGTCCCGGCGTCGCGGTACTGCTGGGCGCGATCATCGCCCCGACGGATCCCGTGCTGGCTCACGATGTCGGCGTGCGCGACGCGGGCGATGTCGAGGTCGTGCGCTTCTCCCTGTCCGGCGAAGGCGGCATCAACGACGGCACCGCTTATCCATGCGCGGTGCTCGGCCTGCTCCTGTGCAACGCCGGATCGACCTCGGGCCTTCACTGGAGCTTCGTCGCCGGCATCGCGTGGGGCATCGTCGCGGGCGTGACGGCCGGCGGGCTGGCCGGCTCCGCGACGGCCCGGCTCGTCGCGTTCCTGCGCAGCCGTCGCGGCCAGGCGCTCGGCCTCGAAGGATTCTTCGCCCTCGGCGTGATCGGGCTATCGTACGGCACGGCGGTCTCGATTCAAGGCTACGGGTTTCTGGCCGTGTTCGCCGCCGGCGTCGCGATGCGTCGCGTCGAGCATCGATCGAGCGGCCACAAGACGTCGAAAGCGACGCTCGGCATCGTGGACAGCGAGGATGTCGAAGCCACCTCCACCGACCCCGACAAGGCCCATGCGTTCGTGGCGGAATCGGTGATGGGCTTCACGATCGAACTGGAACACATCGCCGAGGCCGTGCTGATCCTGCTGATCGGCGCCCTCGTCTCCAGGTATTGGGCCGACATGCTGACCTGGACCTGCACCGCCGTCGTCGCCGCGCTGCTGCTGGTCATCCGGCCGGGCGCCTGCCGCCTGGCGTTGCTCGGTTCGTGCTCGTCGCACCGCCAGCGCCGGTTGATCGGCTGGTTCGGAATTCGCGGCGTGGGATCGCTGTATTACATGATGCTGGCCCTGGAACAAGGGCCGCGCGCGCAGTTGATGCCGCTGGTCCCGTGGGTGCTGGCGACCATCGCGCTGTCGATCGTGCTGCACGGCATGTCGGCGACCCCGCTGATGCGGCGCTACGCCTGA
- a CDS encoding AraC family transcriptional regulator, which produces MRFVTERGLVSFRPAGDGIVTYGVVLIDPRHDWLDALRPALRPVTALRSARVWAEIAPLLAECAADACETATPARPFAALYAQGRGLALLAALADESGAAPPAGDGDARVAAALAWIDDNLTREFSLADLAEAVHLSASQLVRVFGRALGVTPMRYVSARRVREAQRLLAQSNWPVARIAAHLGYVDQSHFTQRFRSNVGATPAAWRRRARGG; this is translated from the coding sequence GTGCGATTCGTCACCGAGCGCGGCCTCGTCTCGTTCCGGCCGGCCGGCGACGGCATCGTCACCTACGGCGTGGTGCTGATCGATCCGCGCCACGACTGGCTCGATGCGCTGCGGCCGGCGTTGCGGCCGGTGACGGCGCTCCGCAGCGCGCGCGTGTGGGCCGAGATCGCGCCGCTGCTCGCCGAGTGCGCGGCCGACGCATGCGAGACCGCCACGCCGGCCCGGCCCTTCGCGGCGCTCTACGCGCAGGGCCGCGGCCTCGCGCTGCTGGCCGCGCTGGCCGACGAGAGCGGCGCCGCGCCGCCCGCCGGAGATGGCGATGCACGCGTGGCCGCCGCGCTGGCCTGGATCGACGACAACCTCACGCGCGAATTCTCGCTGGCCGATCTGGCCGAGGCGGTCCACCTGAGCGCCTCGCAACTCGTGCGCGTGTTCGGTCGAGCACTCGGCGTCACGCCGATGCGCTACGTGTCGGCACGGCGCGTGCGCGAGGCGCAGCGCCTGCTCGCGCAATCGAACTGGCCCGTCGCGCGGATCGCCGCGCATCTCGGCTACGTCGACCAGAGCCATTTCACGCAGCGTTTTCGCAGCAATGTCGGCGCGACGCCGGCTGCCTGGCGGCGCCGCGCGCGCGGCGGCTGA
- a CDS encoding ferritin-like domain-containing protein, with protein MAQRKTVDDLFVHMLSDIHSAEKQLTRALAKFARAATEPSLSDAFKAHLEETQGQVERIDQVVETCGLRLKRMKCVAMEGLIEEGQELIDEIEKGPVLDVGLVAAAQKVLRQGGHLVPALPPSPRLPCRTQARAWVRQARAVPIVRASRHRDPPRASTRQGPATAPAASRNAHRIRLPWRWPSRQPT; from the coding sequence ATGGCGCAACGCAAGACGGTGGACGATCTGTTCGTCCACATGCTGTCGGATATCCACAGCGCCGAGAAACAACTGACGCGCGCGTTGGCGAAATTCGCGCGCGCGGCGACCGAGCCGTCGCTCAGCGACGCCTTCAAGGCCCATCTCGAGGAAACACAAGGCCAGGTGGAGCGCATCGATCAGGTGGTCGAAACATGCGGCCTGCGCCTCAAGCGCATGAAATGCGTCGCGATGGAGGGCCTCATCGAGGAAGGCCAGGAATTGATCGACGAGATCGAAAAGGGTCCGGTGCTGGACGTTGGCCTGGTGGCCGCGGCGCAGAAAGTCCTGCGGCAGGGCGGGCACCTCGTGCCCGCCCTGCCGCCCTCGCCGCGCCTTCCGTGCCGAACGCAGGCACGGGCGTGGGTCAGACAAGCGCGCGCCGTCCCTATCGTGCGTGCAAGCCGGCATCGCGATCCACCGCGCGCCTCAACGCGGCAAGGACCCGCGACGGCGCCAGCGGCTTCGCGCAATGCGCATCGAATCCGGCTTCCCTGGCGTTGGCCATCGCGGCAGCCGACGTGA
- a CDS encoding CsbD family protein, which produces MNKDQLKGTAKKVKGKVNEAVGKATGSPKREVKGDAQQAAGEAQKELGNAKEALRKPE; this is translated from the coding sequence ATGAACAAGGACCAGCTCAAGGGCACGGCCAAGAAAGTGAAGGGCAAGGTCAACGAGGCGGTTGGCAAGGCCACCGGCAGTCCGAAGCGGGAGGTCAAGGGCGACGCCCAGCAGGCGGCGGGCGAGGCGCAAAAGGAACTCGGCAACGCCAAGGAGGCGCTCCGCAAGCCGGAGTGA
- a CDS encoding S53 family peptidase, with amino-acid sequence MNRVSGKTRQRFTTLLITAAALATFGASAAQAATQQGWATTRTKAFLPLVQPASAGAASLAQAAGAAQTAQPIALANGAIVHVTVGLKLRNEAQLDQFLAKLQQGGAGTLTPEQFAEQYGPTQQQADAVAQHLRASGFTNVQIAPNRLFVTADGTAGTVKQGFNTTLEQFTTGTGRRVFANAQDAQVPSALGNVVDTVLGLQNVVVAHTFHHVLPAGSPAGAAGPVRAAAAAAAAGTATGHNPVQFSSIYDAGSTPTAANTTVGIITYGNQSQTVSDLNTFASRNGLAKVSSSIVNTGGSGRTYNSGDLEWQLDSQSIVGAAGGAVQQVIFYNAPDDARTDQALLDDISNAFNRAVTDNKAKVINVSLGWCESDADGTSIRAADNNIFKQAVAQGQTFSVSSGDEGAYECSTSRVSGIGGVPNTTHYSVSAPASSPYVIAVGGTTLYTSGSSWANETVWNEGLQAIGYYDNAGDYDSTKRLWATGGGYSTLEAAPSWQTSSITGSSSARALPDIAFDAAASTGAILYYNGSTTDSSGNPNQVGGTSLASPIFVGIWARLQSANGNALGFPAASIYKYFPGTPSLVHDVTSGNNGSGSYKGFAAAAGWDGSTGFGSIDISQLNTFIKSHADFAH; translated from the coding sequence ATGAACCGTGTTTCCGGCAAGACCCGTCAACGCTTCACCACGCTCCTGATCACCGCCGCGGCGCTGGCCACGTTCGGCGCGTCGGCCGCGCAGGCGGCCACGCAGCAGGGCTGGGCCACCACCCGCACCAAGGCGTTCCTGCCGCTCGTGCAACCCGCGAGCGCGGGCGCCGCGTCGCTCGCGCAGGCGGCCGGCGCCGCGCAAACCGCGCAACCGATCGCGCTCGCCAACGGCGCGATCGTCCATGTGACGGTGGGCCTGAAGCTGCGCAACGAGGCGCAGCTCGACCAGTTCCTCGCGAAGCTGCAGCAAGGCGGCGCCGGCACGCTCACGCCCGAGCAGTTCGCCGAACAATATGGCCCGACGCAGCAGCAGGCCGACGCGGTCGCGCAGCACCTGCGCGCCTCGGGCTTCACCAACGTGCAGATCGCGCCGAACCGCCTGTTCGTGACGGCCGACGGCACGGCCGGCACCGTCAAGCAGGGCTTCAACACCACGCTCGAGCAGTTCACCACCGGCACCGGCCGCCGGGTGTTCGCCAACGCGCAGGACGCGCAGGTGCCGAGCGCGCTCGGCAACGTGGTGGACACGGTGCTCGGCCTGCAGAACGTGGTGGTCGCGCACACCTTCCACCACGTGCTGCCGGCGGGTTCGCCGGCCGGCGCGGCGGGCCCCGTGCGCGCGGCCGCGGCCGCGGCCGCGGCCGGCACCGCCACCGGCCACAACCCGGTGCAGTTCTCGTCGATCTACGACGCGGGCTCGACGCCCACCGCCGCGAACACCACCGTCGGCATCATCACCTACGGCAACCAGAGCCAGACCGTCAGCGACCTGAACACGTTCGCGAGCCGCAACGGGCTGGCGAAGGTGTCGTCGTCGATCGTCAACACGGGCGGTTCGGGCCGCACCTACAACAGCGGCGACCTCGAATGGCAGCTCGACAGCCAGTCGATCGTCGGCGCGGCGGGCGGCGCGGTGCAGCAGGTGATCTTCTACAACGCGCCTGACGACGCGCGGACCGACCAGGCGCTGCTCGACGACATCTCGAACGCGTTCAACCGCGCCGTGACCGACAACAAGGCGAAGGTGATCAACGTGTCGCTCGGCTGGTGCGAATCGGATGCGGACGGCACCAGCATCCGCGCCGCCGACAACAACATCTTCAAGCAGGCCGTGGCGCAAGGCCAGACGTTCTCGGTGTCGAGCGGCGACGAAGGCGCCTACGAATGCAGCACGAGCCGCGTGTCGGGCATCGGCGGCGTGCCGAACACGACGCACTACTCGGTGTCGGCGCCGGCCAGCTCGCCCTACGTGATCGCGGTGGGCGGCACCACGCTCTATACCTCGGGCAGCAGCTGGGCGAACGAAACCGTCTGGAACGAAGGGCTGCAGGCGATCGGCTATTACGACAACGCCGGCGACTACGATTCGACCAAGCGCCTGTGGGCCACGGGCGGCGGCTACAGCACGCTCGAAGCCGCGCCGTCATGGCAGACCTCGAGCATCACCGGCTCGTCGAGCGCGCGGGCGCTGCCCGACATCGCGTTCGACGCGGCCGCCAGCACCGGCGCGATCCTCTACTACAACGGCAGCACCACGGATTCGAGCGGCAACCCCAACCAGGTGGGCGGCACCAGCCTCGCCTCGCCGATCTTCGTCGGCATCTGGGCGCGCCTGCAGTCGGCCAACGGCAACGCGCTCGGCTTCCCGGCCGCCAGCATCTACAAATATTTCCCGGGCACGCCGTCGCTGGTCCACGACGTGACCTCGGGCAACAACGGCAGCGGCAGCTACAAGGGCTTTGCCGCCGCGGCCGGCTGGGACGGCTCGACGGGCTTCGGCAGCATCGACATCTCGCAGCTGAACACGTTCATCAAGAGCCACGCCGACTTCGCGCACTGA